The following nucleotide sequence is from Deltaproteobacteria bacterium.
CTCCATCAGGGTCTTCAGAGACCCTGCGCAGTCCACGCCGCGGATCTGCTCCACTTCCTGGCGGGTCAGCGGCTGCTTGTAGGCGATGATCGCCAGCGTCTCGAGCGCGGCGCGGGAAAATCGGGGGGGTCTCACGTCGAACAGCTTGCGGACGTGCTCCTGGTTCGCCGGGTTCGTGCGGAACTGGAGCCCCTTGGCGACCTCCTCCAGCAGGATGCCGGACGACTCCGCCGGGTACTTCGCCCGAAGGATGTCGTGCACCTCCCGGAGCTGGGCGCGGGACAGGTTCCCCAGAAGTTTCCGGGCCTTGTCGATCGGGATCGGCTCCGCGGAAACCAGGAGCAGGCTCTCCAGGATCGAGGCGGCGTGGGGTAGGTCCGCTCCCGCCGCGCCGGTCTCGGGTTCCCCCGCGTCGGCCGAAAGAAGCTCGTCGACGGTGATCGGCTCCGCCCGCGGCGGATCCGCAGCCGCGGTTTCAGTCGATGTCGGTGGCGTCGTGTTCCGGTTCTCGTCCATTCTCGCTCTCCCGTACGGCGGGTACGATGCTGATCATCCCCAGCGGGATGGCCTGGTACAACCGGATCGTCTTGAGGCGGACGAGCTCCAGGATGCCCAGGAAAAAGGACACGATCTCGTTGCGCGACTCGCAGTGCGCGACGATGCTCTCGAACTTGACGGACCCCTCTTCCCGGATCCGGTCGAGGATGTAGTTGATGGCGTCGGCGATGGTGATCCGTTCGACGAAGACCTCGTGGGCGTCGCCCTCCGGCATGCGGGCGAGGACGTCCTTGAAGGCGGTGATGAGGTCCGCCAGCGACAGCTCCGTGATGACGATCTCCTCCTCCGGCAGCTCCTCGCCCAGGAAATCGCGGACGAACACGTCCCGCCCCAGCACCGGCCGATCGCCCAGGCGGGCGGCCGCCTCCTTGAACCGCTCGTACTCGATGAGCCGGCGGGAAAGCTCCGCGGCCATCACCTCGGGGTCCTCCTCCTCCGGCGCATCGTCCTCGTGCCGCGGCAGGAGCGACTTCGACTTGATGTGGATGAGCGTCGCGGCCATCACCAGGAACTCGCCCGCCACGTCGAGGTTCAGCGTCTTCAGCACGTCGAGGTAGGCGAGGTACTGCTCGGTGATCTTCGCGATGGGGATGTTCTCGATGTCGAGCTTCTGGTCGCGGACCAGGTGCAGCAGGAGGTCGAGCGGCCCCTCGAAAACCTCGAGGCGC
It contains:
- the scpB gene encoding SMC-Scp complex subunit ScpB, with amino-acid sequence MDENRNTTPPTSTETAAADPPRAEPITVDELLSADAGEPETGAAGADLPHAASILESLLLVSAEPIPIDKARKLLGNLSRAQLREVHDILRAKYPAESSGILLEEVAKGLQFRTNPANQEHVRKLFDVRPPRFSRAALETLAIIAYKQPLTRQEVEQIRGVDCAGSLKTLMERRLVRVTGKKDVPGKPFLFGTTREFMEIFSIGSLSDLPSMREIEEFLASSSATPVEGARPAAHLPAIPDGAVDQGGDELAASLAEAAPSGDAPVAAEGRIPGDVTEADLAEAASKEAGETGETPNGD
- a CDS encoding segregation/condensation protein A, producing the protein MPLRLEVFEGPLDLLLHLVRDQKLDIENIPIAKITEQYLAYLDVLKTLNLDVAGEFLVMAATLIHIKSKSLLPRHEDDAPEEEDPEVMAAELSRRLIEYERFKEAAARLGDRPVLGRDVFVRDFLGEELPEEEIVITELSLADLITAFKDVLARMPEGDAHEVFVERITIADAINYILDRIREEGSVKFESIVAHCESRNEIVSFFLGILELVRLKTIRLYQAIPLGMISIVPAVRESENGREPEHDATDID